A region from the Algoriphagus machipongonensis genome encodes:
- a CDS encoding putative LPS assembly protein LptD, with product MVPFLATAQQPTKQAERRLVVPDSLAFPNLDTIPEANPPALSDTLPSDSVANIVPTGPIQSDITYYAEDSIVSDFSENKVYLYNKAWFEYGEMKLEADLIVIDWKNSTLYASGVTDSLGNVTGNPFFKDGSSVYEIRKEMRYNFVTQKAIIKDVVTEQQDGVLRGETIKKTEDGSIYLSHGYYTTCLLTKPHWHISSNKIKSIQGKQVVSGPFNLYFNGIPTPLGLPFGIIPDTPEEKASGIVFPSYGSEQVRGLYLRDFGYYFAINDYVHARVTGDIYSKGGWGAKLQSIYKKRYRFNGSFNLDFQKFVSPETELNPTNYNTFRIQWSHTPETRGTSQFSASVNAGSTSYFNNVINQNNYQNNVTSDFTSNVSYSKTFTGTPFSLSANMRHSQSVTTGEVRVDLPTISMNMNRQTPFRNVRFEPLKTLNVAWNFNLQNSITNRIDNSFGVSNDLNTGNEEADIVPFNFANAPLLLDNAKNGIRNNIPISSNFTLFKYFTGSIGANLTDLWYLNRINYYYNPEEERVDKILEDGFNRVTTYNTSVSLQTNIYGFFNFKGKGKLQTIRQHIQPSIGFSFTPDFSDPSFGYYQDVQINEEGDRRLFSRHQGFVYSGAPLGESRSMTFNIRNVIEAKLRNDSDSAEESTRKIPLLETLNLSSSYNFAADSFNLSPVSISARTSFFDRKLSVNMSSTLDPYATRTFVDAEGGETIRRVNEFAWKYGQGIGTIRNASLNMNISLNPGNNQTQGEVRDEVTNNFLEQGGVLDDFAQSEINRIVTDPSQYIDWNIPWNVSIGYNLSYSKQTSGTIMVTQGMNLSGNVSLSEKWKINFNTGLDLQAQKITQSMIGIARDLHCWQMNVNWIPFGRFTSYNIDIRVKSSILQDLKVSRRRSFFDN from the coding sequence ATGGTTCCTTTTTTGGCAACTGCACAACAACCTACCAAACAGGCAGAGAGAAGGTTAGTTGTGCCAGACTCACTTGCCTTTCCAAATTTGGACACCATACCGGAAGCTAACCCACCCGCATTAAGTGACACTTTACCTTCCGATAGTGTGGCAAATATTGTGCCTACAGGCCCTATTCAATCAGATATCACTTATTATGCTGAAGATAGTATCGTTTCTGATTTTAGCGAAAATAAGGTTTATCTCTACAATAAAGCCTGGTTTGAATATGGGGAAATGAAGCTAGAAGCAGATCTGATTGTCATAGATTGGAAAAATTCGACCCTTTATGCCTCAGGAGTGACGGACAGTTTGGGTAATGTTACCGGGAATCCATTTTTTAAAGATGGATCCAGTGTCTATGAAATCCGGAAGGAAATGCGTTATAATTTCGTCACGCAGAAAGCAATTATCAAAGATGTTGTTACCGAACAACAAGATGGAGTTTTAAGAGGTGAGACTATCAAAAAAACAGAAGATGGTAGTATCTATCTGAGCCATGGCTATTATACCACCTGTTTGCTCACTAAGCCTCACTGGCACATATCTTCCAACAAAATCAAGTCAATCCAAGGAAAGCAGGTGGTTTCAGGACCGTTTAACCTATACTTCAATGGCATCCCTACTCCCCTTGGATTACCCTTCGGTATTATACCTGATACGCCCGAGGAAAAAGCATCTGGAATCGTATTTCCATCTTATGGTAGTGAGCAAGTAAGAGGTCTTTATTTGCGGGACTTTGGGTATTATTTTGCTATCAACGATTACGTCCATGCCAGAGTCACAGGAGATATTTATTCCAAAGGAGGCTGGGGAGCAAAACTACAGTCTATTTATAAAAAACGGTATCGATTCAATGGTAGCTTTAATCTGGATTTCCAGAAATTCGTATCTCCAGAAACCGAGTTAAATCCCACGAACTACAACACGTTTAGAATTCAGTGGAGTCATACTCCCGAAACCAGGGGAACCAGTCAATTTTCTGCCTCAGTAAATGCAGGTAGCACCAGTTATTTTAACAATGTGATTAATCAAAATAACTATCAAAATAACGTTACCTCTGACTTTACCTCGAATGTCTCCTATTCGAAGACGTTTACCGGAACCCCATTTTCCCTTTCTGCCAATATGAGACACTCACAAAGTGTGACAACGGGGGAAGTAAGAGTGGATTTACCGACGATTTCAATGAACATGAACCGTCAAACTCCATTTAGAAATGTAAGATTTGAACCCTTAAAGACGTTGAATGTCGCTTGGAACTTCAACTTGCAGAACTCGATCACCAACCGAATTGATAATTCATTTGGGGTTTCGAATGACTTGAATACCGGAAACGAAGAGGCAGACATTGTTCCATTTAATTTTGCAAATGCCCCGCTCCTTCTAGACAATGCAAAAAATGGTATTAGAAACAATATCCCGATCAGCTCCAACTTTACACTTTTCAAGTATTTTACAGGAAGTATCGGCGCAAATTTAACGGACCTTTGGTATCTCAACCGAATTAATTACTACTACAACCCAGAGGAAGAAAGGGTAGACAAAATATTAGAGGATGGGTTTAATAGAGTGACAACCTACAATACTTCAGTATCTCTTCAGACTAACATATATGGATTTTTTAATTTCAAAGGAAAAGGAAAACTTCAAACCATAAGGCAACATATTCAACCTTCCATTGGCTTTAGCTTTACTCCTGATTTCTCAGACCCATCTTTTGGTTACTATCAGGATGTTCAAATTAATGAAGAAGGCGATAGAAGATTATTCTCAAGGCATCAAGGCTTTGTTTATAGTGGAGCTCCATTGGGAGAGTCACGTTCCATGACTTTTAACATCCGAAATGTAATAGAAGCAAAACTTAGAAATGACTCTGATTCTGCTGAAGAAAGCACCCGAAAAATACCGCTTCTTGAGACTTTAAATTTAAGTTCCAGCTACAATTTTGCTGCTGATTCTTTTAACCTATCCCCAGTCAGTATCAGTGCCAGAACCAGTTTTTTTGACAGGAAGCTTTCCGTCAATATGAGCTCAACACTTGACCCTTATGCTACACGTACATTTGTAGATGCAGAGGGTGGGGAAACCATAAGAAGAGTGAATGAATTCGCCTGGAAATATGGACAGGGAATTGGAACCATTCGAAATGCTTCTCTGAACATGAATATCTCATTAAACCCAGGAAACAATCAAACCCAAGGAGAAGTACGGGATGAGGTGACCAACAATTTCCTGGAGCAAGGTGGTGTTTTGGATGACTTTGCCCAAAGTGAAATCAATAGGATCGTTACAGACCCCAGCCAATATATAGACTGGAATATCCCTTGGAATGTCAGCATAGGCTATAATCTGAGCTATAGTAAACAAACTTCAGGGACGATTATGGTCACTCAGGGGATGAACTTAAGCGGAAATGTATCACTCTCTGAAAAATGGAAAATCAACTTTAATACGGGACTTGACTTACAAGCTCAAAAGATCACTCAATCCATGATTGGAATCGCCAGAGATCTACACTGTTGGCAGATGAATGTCAACTGGATTCCGTTTGGACGATTTACCTCTTACAACATAGACATCCGTGTCAAATCCAGTATCCTTCAGGATTTGAAGGTTTCAAGAAGAAGATCATTCTTTGATAATTAG
- a CDS encoding arginine deiminase — MNLRLNSEFGTLKAVLMHRPGKEIDRLTPYNKDFLLFEDVPYLEALQREHDAFSNLIKDSTGAHVYQLRELLIRVLYDQTILLSLMREALLKSGMVYLAEDILERYSTAECATILTAGLKIHELRRKIPNLKAGELMESAFVISPCPNLYFQRDPMAITPSGIIFSSMKMDGRQREADLLRTIFENHMDFKDNVKRLYPVLGHDNPPSIEGGDVIVLSSKAVAIGNSERTDEKAIYHAAKAMLAEGPVERVYEVHLPQKRQYMHLDTVFTILDENLVLTYPDAMNSVLQTSLYTLKGIKDGKAQIKREVLNESLLTVLEREIPHLEILHTADGNPDYSQREQWFDGANVFAIGPRRVISYNRNIHTNRALRQLGVDVLEIPSSELSRGLGGPRCMTMPLSRARF, encoded by the coding sequence ATGAATCTAAGGCTCAATTCTGAATTTGGAACGCTTAAAGCAGTTCTGATGCATCGGCCAGGAAAGGAAATTGATCGTCTTACCCCATATAATAAAGATTTTTTGCTTTTTGAGGATGTGCCTTATTTAGAGGCATTGCAGCGCGAACATGATGCTTTTTCGAATTTGATAAAGGATTCTACTGGTGCTCATGTATATCAGTTGAGGGAGTTGTTGATACGGGTTTTGTATGATCAAACCATACTTCTCAGCCTGATGCGTGAAGCTTTATTGAAATCGGGGATGGTTTATTTGGCTGAAGATATTTTGGAGCGTTATTCAACCGCCGAATGTGCTACGATTCTAACTGCTGGATTGAAAATCCACGAATTAAGAAGAAAAATCCCCAATCTAAAAGCAGGAGAATTGATGGAGTCAGCTTTTGTGATTTCACCTTGCCCAAATTTATATTTCCAGCGTGATCCCATGGCGATTACTCCCTCTGGAATTATTTTTTCAAGTATGAAAATGGATGGAAGGCAAAGAGAAGCTGACTTGCTTCGGACGATTTTTGAAAACCACATGGATTTCAAGGATAATGTTAAAAGACTTTATCCGGTTTTAGGTCATGATAACCCACCAAGTATTGAAGGGGGAGATGTTATTGTGCTTTCCAGTAAAGCGGTGGCTATTGGGAATTCAGAAAGAACGGATGAGAAAGCTATTTATCATGCCGCAAAAGCGATGTTGGCAGAAGGTCCAGTAGAAAGAGTTTATGAAGTTCATTTACCTCAAAAACGCCAATACATGCACCTGGATACGGTATTCACCATTTTGGATGAAAATTTGGTTTTAACCTATCCGGATGCGATGAATTCGGTCTTGCAAACATCACTTTACACCCTGAAAGGTATTAAAGATGGAAAAGCCCAAATCAAACGAGAGGTTTTGAATGAGTCTTTGTTGACAGTCTTGGAGAGAGAGATTCCTCACCTTGAGATTCTACATACTGCAGATGGGAATCCTGATTATTCCCAACGGGAACAATGGTTTGATGGAGCCAATGTTTTTGCGATCGGGCCGAGAAGAGTGATTTCCTACAACCGTAATATTCACACCAACCGAGCTTTAAGGCAATTGGGTGTAGATGTGCTGGAGATACCTTCCTCAGAGCTATCTAGAGGCTTAGGTGGCCCTAGATGTATGACGATGCCCTTGAGTCGAGCTAGGTTCTAA
- a CDS encoding DUF4197 domain-containing protein — protein MKSNYIKIWGAQLCILASLFLAACDTLTQLGSQVGLGTPTEAEINSGLKQALEYGTSYASDRLSQEDGYLGNLAIKIAFPEEAKKVENTLRSIGLGNLCDQVITSVNRAAEDAAKEAKPIFVAAIKEMSINDVKNILMGENDAATQYFENKTTTSLETKFKPVIEGSLEKVGATKYWGDVVSQYNKVPLVKKIDPDLTSFVTQKAIDGLFYEIAKEELKIRENVTSRSTLLLQKVFGYADREKASGTTTP, from the coding sequence ATGAAAAGTAACTATATAAAAATTTGGGGTGCTCAGCTCTGCATCCTAGCCAGTCTATTTTTAGCTGCTTGCGATACTTTAACCCAGTTGGGTAGTCAAGTGGGGCTTGGCACACCGACAGAAGCTGAAATAAACTCTGGACTGAAACAGGCTTTGGAATATGGAACGAGCTATGCATCTGACAGACTTTCTCAGGAAGATGGATATTTGGGGAATTTAGCAATCAAAATCGCATTTCCAGAAGAAGCTAAGAAAGTTGAAAACACTCTCCGGTCCATTGGCCTAGGGAATTTATGCGACCAAGTAATCACTAGTGTCAATAGAGCTGCGGAAGACGCTGCAAAAGAAGCTAAACCTATCTTCGTGGCTGCGATAAAAGAGATGTCAATCAATGATGTAAAAAACATCTTAATGGGTGAAAATGATGCTGCTACCCAATATTTTGAAAACAAAACCACCACTTCATTGGAAACTAAATTTAAGCCGGTGATTGAAGGGAGTTTAGAAAAAGTAGGAGCCACAAAATATTGGGGAGATGTGGTTAGCCAATATAACAAAGTGCCATTAGTGAAAAAGATTGACCCTGATCTCACCAGCTTTGTCACACAAAAAGCGATTGACGGATTGTTTTATGAAATCGCGAAAGAAGAACTGAAAATCCGAGAAAATGTCACCTCAAGAAGCACTTTATTACTTCAAAAGGTTTTTGGGTACGCTGACCGCGAGAAAGCTTCAGGAACAACGACACCATAA
- a CDS encoding response regulator: MRDTLTIFYADDDLDDLEFFKKIIQMNGGNYRLITHKNGDQLLQALENPPPSPALLFLDINMPGMNGLDILKTLRESERYMKLPIIMLSTTKEDSVIQKSLELGASYYVPKASNFKELKQSIEFALQINWGNFVPNQNNFLYHSN, from the coding sequence ATGAGAGATACATTAACTATATTTTATGCAGACGATGATCTGGATGATTTAGAATTCTTTAAGAAGATAATACAAATGAATGGGGGAAACTACAGGCTTATCACCCATAAGAACGGTGATCAATTGCTTCAGGCATTGGAAAACCCACCACCATCACCAGCCTTGTTGTTTCTAGATATCAATATGCCAGGAATGAATGGCCTGGATATTTTGAAAACACTTCGGGAATCCGAGCGCTACATGAAATTACCTATAATAATGCTTTCTACTACGAAGGAGGATTCAGTCATTCAGAAATCTCTAGAATTAGGAGCCTCTTATTATGTCCCAAAAGCAAGTAATTTTAAAGAGCTCAAACAATCCATTGAATTTGCACTCCAAATCAATTGGGGAAACTTCGTCCCGAACCAAAACAACTTCCTTTACCACAGTAATTAA
- the lysS gene encoding lysine--tRNA ligase yields MQLLSEQELERRKDREELMRLGINPYPAEAFPINVTAEDIHRNYENRKNDYKSISIAGRLMSRRIMGSASFAEIQDSTGRLQIYVRRDDICTEEDKTLYNTVFKKLLGIGDFIGVKGYIFTTQTGEISLHVTELTLLSKSVKPLPVVKRDEDGNVHDGFTDPELRYRQRYVDLTVNPEVKATFKTRSKIISTMRRYFDDHGWLEVETPILQAVHGGAAARPFATHHNTLDMPLFLRIANELYLKRLIVGGFDGVYEFGKMFRNEGMDRTHNPEFTSMEIYVAYKDYVWMMEMVEELIEQVTESIHGKTKIKVGANEIEFAGPYRRLTMYDSIKEYAGIDVSKMDEEGLRKVCSEMGIAVDDSMGKGKLVDEIFGEKVEANLIQPTYITDYPIEMTPLAKKHRTEPGLVERFELFVNGKEIANAYTELNDPIDQRERFEDQLKLAARGDDEAMAMDTDFLRALEYGMPPTSGLGIGIDRLTMLLTNKTTIQEVLFFPQMRPEKKQVEMTEEEKVIFELLKAESPASLPDLKAKAGLSNKKWDVSMKGLTGKGVAKVTKEGDTLTVSLVD; encoded by the coding sequence ATGCAACTTTTGAGCGAACAGGAATTAGAGCGAAGAAAAGATCGGGAAGAATTGATGCGGTTGGGAATCAATCCCTATCCTGCGGAGGCTTTTCCTATCAATGTCACAGCAGAGGATATTCATAGAAACTACGAAAACCGAAAGAACGACTACAAGAGCATCTCTATAGCTGGACGATTGATGAGTAGAAGGATTATGGGGTCTGCCTCTTTTGCAGAAATTCAAGACTCTACTGGAAGGTTGCAGATTTACGTTCGTAGAGATGATATCTGTACTGAAGAGGATAAAACACTCTATAATACAGTATTTAAGAAGCTTCTTGGAATCGGAGATTTCATTGGTGTGAAGGGATATATTTTTACCACCCAAACAGGTGAGATTTCTTTGCATGTGACTGAACTTACTTTATTGTCTAAATCTGTGAAGCCATTACCTGTAGTGAAGCGAGATGAGGATGGTAATGTACACGACGGTTTCACGGATCCTGAATTAAGATATAGGCAGCGATATGTAGACCTTACTGTAAATCCAGAGGTCAAAGCTACTTTCAAAACCCGATCAAAAATTATTTCTACCATGCGTCGCTATTTTGATGATCATGGCTGGCTGGAAGTGGAAACTCCCATTTTGCAGGCGGTTCATGGTGGTGCGGCAGCACGACCATTTGCTACTCATCACAATACCTTGGACATGCCTTTGTTCTTGCGTATTGCAAATGAGCTTTATTTGAAGAGATTAATTGTAGGTGGATTTGATGGGGTGTATGAATTCGGTAAAATGTTCCGAAATGAAGGAATGGACCGTACGCACAATCCTGAGTTTACCTCCATGGAAATTTACGTGGCCTATAAGGATTATGTATGGATGATGGAAATGGTGGAGGAGTTGATAGAACAGGTGACCGAATCCATTCATGGTAAGACAAAAATTAAAGTTGGAGCCAACGAAATCGAATTTGCAGGTCCTTATAGAAGGCTGACAATGTATGATTCCATCAAAGAATATGCAGGTATTGATGTGAGCAAGATGGATGAGGAAGGCTTGCGCAAAGTATGTTCTGAAATGGGAATCGCAGTAGATGATTCCATGGGTAAAGGCAAATTGGTAGATGAGATTTTTGGTGAAAAAGTGGAGGCAAACCTAATTCAGCCTACCTATATCACAGATTACCCAATTGAAATGACACCGCTGGCGAAAAAGCATAGAACAGAGCCAGGATTGGTAGAGCGATTCGAACTATTTGTCAATGGTAAAGAGATCGCCAATGCCTATACAGAATTAAATGATCCGATTGATCAAAGGGAACGATTTGAGGATCAATTAAAATTGGCTGCAAGAGGTGATGATGAAGCCATGGCTATGGATACAGATTTCCTTCGTGCCTTGGAATATGGAATGCCACCAACATCAGGGCTAGGAATCGGAATCGACCGTTTGACCATGCTTTTAACCAATAAGACCACGATTCAGGAAGTCTTGTTCTTCCCACAAATGAGACCTGAGAAAAAACAGGTGGAAATGACGGAAGAGGAAAAAGTAATTTTCGAACTTCTTAAAGCAGAGTCACCAGCCTCTTTGCCTGACTTGAAGGCTAAAGCAGGATTGAGCAATAAAAAGTGGGATGTTTCTATGAAAGGTTTGACGGGCAAAGGAGTTGCTAAAGTGACTAAAGAAGGGGATACCCTGACTGTCTCATTAGTAGATTAA
- a CDS encoding proline dehydrogenase family protein, with product MSTKSSISFENLEVAFASKSDAELRKMHLVFSLLNNKALSDLGISLTHIALKLKLPIKWIMKQTIFGHFCGGETIKKSIQACEKLSQFGIEAILDYSVEGKGDEESFERTTEEIKQTMIESAKTDYMPFGVIKVTGLGDYHHLIKIQAGEKLTAEEQKGFDKTKARVDMLCKTAHDLGLKILIDAEESWFQDTVDAMTYEMMEKYNRERCVVYNTFQMYRHDMLGRLKSAKEDAAQKGYFLGAKLVRGAYMEKERERAEKFDYPSPIQPNKSATDHDYNAGVEFAIANHEKVFLMSGSHNENSNLLVTRLMEKYNIDPDSDQVFFAQLYGMSDNISFNLANAGYRVVKYVPYGPVEKVMPYLTRRASENSSIAGQSSREFELIKREMARRKKQ from the coding sequence ATGTCCACAAAATCGTCTATATCCTTTGAGAATTTGGAAGTGGCCTTTGCCTCAAAATCAGATGCAGAGTTAAGAAAAATGCACCTAGTGTTTTCTTTACTCAATAATAAAGCACTATCTGATCTAGGTATTTCACTTACTCATATAGCTTTAAAATTGAAGCTGCCTATTAAATGGATCATGAAACAGACAATTTTTGGTCATTTTTGTGGTGGAGAGACAATTAAGAAAAGTATTCAGGCTTGTGAAAAGCTTTCTCAATTTGGTATAGAAGCCATCTTGGATTACTCAGTAGAAGGAAAAGGAGATGAAGAGAGTTTTGAGAGGACTACAGAAGAAATAAAACAGACCATGATCGAATCTGCAAAGACAGATTACATGCCTTTTGGGGTGATCAAAGTGACAGGTCTAGGAGATTATCACCACTTGATCAAAATTCAGGCTGGTGAGAAGCTTACTGCAGAGGAGCAAAAGGGCTTTGATAAAACTAAAGCGCGAGTGGATATGCTTTGTAAGACTGCTCATGACTTAGGTTTGAAAATATTGATTGATGCAGAGGAGTCTTGGTTTCAGGATACGGTTGATGCCATGACTTATGAGATGATGGAAAAGTACAACCGCGAACGTTGCGTGGTTTATAATACTTTCCAGATGTATCGCCATGATATGCTCGGCAGGCTTAAGAGCGCAAAAGAGGATGCTGCCCAAAAAGGATATTTCCTGGGAGCCAAATTAGTAAGAGGTGCTTATATGGAAAAGGAAAGGGAAAGAGCTGAAAAGTTTGATTATCCAAGTCCTATCCAACCGAATAAGTCTGCTACAGATCACGATTATAATGCTGGAGTAGAGTTTGCCATAGCAAACCATGAGAAAGTATTTTTAATGAGTGGTTCCCATAATGAAAATAGTAACCTTTTGGTGACTAGATTAATGGAGAAATATAACATTGACCCTGATTCGGATCAGGTTTTCTTTGCGCAGCTATATGGTATGAGTGATAATATCTCTTTTAACTTGGCGAATGCTGGTTATAGAGTGGTGAAATATGTGCCTTATGGACCGGTAGAGAAGGTAATGCCTTATTTGACTCGCAGAGCATCCGAAAACTCAAGTATTGCGGGACAAAGTAGCCGTGAGTTTGAGTTAATAAAAAGAGAAATGGCAAGAAGGAAAAAGCAGTAG
- a CDS encoding chorismate mutase — MKTHKQIKDWGLGLSGPLIIAGPCSAESPEQIEKICIEMKEENVIPSMFRAGIWKPRTRPGSFEGIGEEGLKWMEIVRHHLNIPITVEVGNAAHAEIALRNKVDVVWVGARTTVNPFAVQEIADALKGTDIPVMVKNPMNPDLDLWMGALERFHAVGLTKLAAIHRGFSDAYDKRFRNKPNWSMPMHLKRVWTGMEVINDPSHIVGKRDGILEISQKAMNFGLDGLMIETHHDPDNAWSDAKQQVTPKRLKEILAAIDFKKPLESEQPNERLNDLRRAVDHLDDQLLDILQERFAVIDQIGAHKREHHLSVFQSDRWKDVMESRTQKGVQKNLSEKFMKELLYSIHEESVKRQEKQLRESEAVKK; from the coding sequence ATGAAAACGCACAAACAAATCAAAGACTGGGGCCTGGGACTATCAGGACCATTAATCATCGCCGGCCCATGTAGCGCCGAGTCACCTGAGCAAATCGAGAAGATTTGTATTGAAATGAAAGAGGAGAATGTTATCCCTTCTATGTTCAGAGCAGGTATCTGGAAGCCAAGAACAAGACCAGGAAGCTTCGAAGGTATTGGAGAAGAAGGCTTAAAGTGGATGGAGATCGTTCGTCATCACCTTAACATCCCTATTACTGTGGAAGTTGGAAATGCTGCTCACGCAGAAATTGCCCTTCGAAACAAAGTGGATGTAGTATGGGTAGGTGCAAGAACTACAGTAAACCCATTTGCTGTTCAGGAAATTGCCGACGCATTAAAAGGAACTGATATTCCTGTGATGGTGAAAAACCCAATGAACCCAGATTTAGACCTATGGATGGGTGCATTAGAGAGATTCCATGCCGTTGGGTTAACCAAACTTGCAGCAATTCACAGAGGTTTCTCTGATGCTTATGACAAGCGATTCAGAAATAAGCCAAACTGGTCTATGCCAATGCACTTGAAGCGTGTTTGGACTGGAATGGAAGTAATCAATGATCCTAGCCACATTGTAGGTAAAAGAGACGGGATTCTTGAAATCTCTCAAAAGGCAATGAACTTCGGTCTAGACGGATTGATGATCGAAACTCATCACGATCCAGACAATGCATGGTCTGATGCCAAGCAGCAGGTGACTCCAAAGAGATTGAAAGAAATCCTTGCTGCCATTGACTTCAAGAAACCATTGGAATCTGAGCAGCCAAATGAGCGTCTTAATGACCTTAGAAGAGCAGTGGATCACTTAGATGATCAATTGTTGGATATCCTTCAGGAAAGATTCGCAGTAATCGATCAAATCGGTGCCCACAAAAGAGAACATCACCTTTCTGTATTCCAATCTGATCGATGGAAAGACGTAATGGAAAGCCGTACTCAAAAAGGAGTACAGAAAAACCTAAGTGAGAAATTTATGAAGGAGTTACTTTATTCTATTCATGAAGAATCAGTGAAGCGTCAGGAAAAACAACTTCGCGAATCTGAAGCTGTTAAAAAATAA
- the aroB gene encoding 3-dehydroquinate synthase, with amino-acid sequence MDPVIFSTAIASDLEKVLKSISFSQLFVLTDQNTNQHCLPKVKSVFPENTFFHTVSAGEKNKNLSTCADIWSAMTKASLDRKALFINIGGGVIGDMGGFCASIYKRGIRFINIPTTLLSQVDASVGGKLGVDFEGLKNHLGTFNEPETVMISPEFLTTLLAEELRSGYAEIIKHGLIQDRDYFEKLEIHHWENQSWMDLIKHSVGIKKKVVEEDPKEGGLRKILNFGHTIGHAFESYFLDSPKHLLHGEAIAIGMIAEGYLSYQKLDLSKSELDILTDFFLTIYGKFDFEEKDLSPILDLCLQDKKNEGSVLMFSLLNEIGDCGYNIPVSRNEIEEAIYYYKNLAKS; translated from the coding sequence GTGGACCCAGTAATTTTCTCTACCGCTATTGCCTCAGACTTGGAAAAAGTGCTTAAAAGCATTTCCTTTTCCCAACTTTTTGTTCTGACAGATCAAAACACAAATCAGCATTGTCTGCCCAAAGTAAAATCTGTTTTCCCTGAGAACACCTTTTTTCACACAGTATCGGCAGGAGAAAAAAATAAAAACCTGAGTACTTGTGCTGATATTTGGTCTGCCATGACTAAGGCAAGTCTTGACCGAAAAGCTCTATTTATCAATATTGGCGGTGGAGTCATAGGTGATATGGGTGGCTTTTGTGCCAGTATTTATAAAAGAGGGATTCGATTTATCAATATTCCCACTACGCTTCTTTCTCAAGTAGATGCAAGCGTAGGCGGAAAACTAGGAGTGGATTTTGAAGGTCTAAAAAATCATTTAGGTACTTTCAATGAACCGGAAACGGTGATGATTTCTCCTGAATTCTTAACCACTCTCCTCGCTGAGGAACTACGTTCTGGTTATGCGGAAATCATCAAACACGGATTAATCCAAGACCGTGATTATTTCGAAAAACTCGAAATCCATCATTGGGAAAACCAATCTTGGATGGACCTAATAAAACATTCCGTAGGAATCAAAAAAAAGGTGGTCGAAGAGGATCCAAAAGAAGGAGGACTTCGAAAAATACTTAATTTTGGACATACCATTGGACATGCCTTTGAATCCTATTTTCTTGATAGCCCAAAGCACTTGCTTCATGGTGAGGCCATCGCTATCGGCATGATTGCCGAAGGATATCTTTCTTATCAAAAATTAGATTTGAGTAAGTCAGAATTAGATATTCTTACCGATTTTTTTCTGACTATTTATGGCAAATTCGATTTCGAGGAAAAGGATCTCTCTCCGATTCTTGATCTTTGTCTCCAAGACAAGAAAAATGAAGGTTCTGTCCTGATGTTTTCCTTGCTTAATGAAATTGGAGATTGCGGCTACAATATTCCCGTGAGCCGAAACGAAATTGAGGAAGCCATATACTATTATAAAAACCTAGCAAAGTCTTAA